A region of Flavobacterium indicum GPTSA100-9 = DSM 17447 DNA encodes the following proteins:
- a CDS encoding amidohydrolase family protein, whose product MKLFKIITFLLITQWSISQEYFPNNESIKQTYKNYVAITNATIYISSTQKIDNASILIKEDKIVDIGAGIPIPKEATKIDATGKTIYASFIDVFTEFGINKPQKKGGFNPAPQYNSERNGYYWNDHIRADFNAFQNLNYDDKTAKDLREAGFGTVISHLNDGLVAGTGVLWTLNDNESNATRILNKKISQHFTFNRSAFSNQSYPSSLMGSMATIRQFYHDANWYAQGGSKTKDLTLEAFNENKNLIQIFNAGDKLNVLRADKIGDEFSINYLIKGSGNEFERIDDIKKTKATLIIPVKFPDAYDVSDPLLANQVSLGDMRFWTQAPYNLKILADNNISFVLTANELKNPKDLLANLRKAVALGFSKEKALASLTELPAAILKQTNIGSLKKNNLANFIITSGDLFDEKTTIIENWVQGNRYSIEKLNPTSLKGTYDLTIASEKYDLSIEGEALKPEVKIKQGNLEFATKTTYNEPWLNLVIRSKDTTKTTFIRLNGILKDQVISGNGFNENGTEITWSASKKNEEVKKQDDSKKEDIKKTTPMSVVTFPNIAFGNIEKPKQESILFKNATVWTGEKEGILKETDVLIENGKIAKIGKNLSYSGKTIDATGKHLTAGIIDEHSHIAISNGVNEGGQNSSAEVTIEDVVNSEDINIYRNLAGGVTSANLLHGSANPIGGRAAFIKLKWGYSPEEMLVKDAPKYIKFALGENVKQSNWGDYSRLRFPQSRMGVEQVYEDYFSRALAYKKEWNEYTTNKSKSKIKPRYDIELEVLNQILEKKRFITCHSYVQSEINMLMKVANKYGFKIQTFTHILEGYKLADKMAAHGVGGSTFADWWAYKYEVNDAIPHNAALMNKEGVTVSINSDDAEMSRRLNQEAAKTTKYGNISEETAWNFVTLNPAKLLQVDDKVGSIKVGKDADVVLWSENPLSVYAKVEKTMVDGILFYDLEKENQKNEAVQKERNELINLLLDAKNKGMKTQEPKKKSTGHYHCDTLGEKCRVFHAKYTN is encoded by the coding sequence ATGAAACTTTTTAAAATTATTACATTTTTGTTAATTACTCAATGGAGTATTTCTCAAGAGTACTTTCCTAACAATGAAAGTATAAAACAAACCTACAAAAACTATGTAGCTATAACAAATGCTACCATTTACATTTCTTCAACTCAAAAAATTGACAATGCATCAATACTGATTAAAGAAGATAAAATCGTAGATATTGGAGCTGGAATTCCTATCCCAAAAGAAGCTACTAAAATTGATGCTACCGGCAAAACAATTTACGCCTCATTTATTGATGTTTTCACGGAATTTGGAATTAATAAACCACAGAAAAAAGGAGGTTTTAACCCTGCTCCACAATACAACTCAGAGAGAAATGGATACTATTGGAATGATCACATTCGCGCCGATTTTAATGCTTTTCAAAACTTAAATTACGACGATAAAACCGCTAAAGATTTACGCGAAGCAGGTTTTGGAACAGTAATTAGTCATTTAAATGATGGTCTAGTTGCGGGTACAGGGGTACTTTGGACTTTAAATGACAATGAATCAAATGCTACACGTATATTAAATAAAAAAATCTCACAACATTTCACATTTAATAGAAGTGCTTTTTCCAATCAGTCGTACCCATCCTCTTTAATGGGAAGTATGGCTACAATCCGTCAGTTTTATCATGACGCCAATTGGTATGCTCAAGGCGGATCAAAAACAAAAGATTTAACTTTAGAAGCTTTCAATGAAAATAAAAATTTGATTCAAATATTTAATGCGGGTGACAAATTAAATGTCTTACGCGCTGATAAAATTGGAGATGAATTTTCTATAAATTACCTAATCAAAGGAAGTGGAAATGAATTTGAACGTATTGATGATATTAAAAAAACTAAGGCAACTTTAATTATTCCAGTTAAATTTCCAGATGCCTATGATGTTTCAGATCCGCTATTAGCCAATCAAGTAAGCTTGGGTGATATGCGTTTTTGGACTCAAGCGCCCTATAATCTTAAAATTTTAGCGGATAACAACATCTCATTTGTATTAACTGCCAATGAATTAAAAAACCCGAAAGATTTATTAGCCAACCTAAGAAAGGCGGTTGCATTAGGTTTTTCAAAAGAAAAAGCATTAGCTTCACTTACAGAATTACCGGCTGCTATTCTAAAGCAAACGAATATTGGAAGCCTTAAGAAAAATAATTTAGCCAATTTTATCATAACTTCTGGAGATTTATTTGATGAAAAAACAACTATTATTGAAAATTGGGTTCAAGGAAACCGATACAGTATTGAAAAATTAAACCCAACTTCATTAAAAGGAACTTATGATTTAACTATCGCTAGTGAAAAATATGATTTATCTATTGAAGGCGAAGCGTTAAAACCCGAAGTTAAAATAAAACAAGGAAATTTAGAATTTGCTACAAAAACAACTTATAATGAGCCTTGGCTTAATTTAGTTATTCGTTCAAAAGATACAACAAAAACAACTTTTATTAGACTGAATGGTATTTTAAAAGACCAAGTAATTAGTGGAAATGGCTTTAATGAAAATGGAACTGAAATTACTTGGAGTGCATCTAAGAAAAACGAGGAAGTAAAAAAACAAGACGATTCTAAAAAAGAAGACATTAAAAAAACAACTCCAATGTCGGTTGTTACTTTTCCTAATATTGCTTTCGGTAATATTGAAAAACCAAAACAAGAGTCTATCCTTTTCAAAAATGCTACGGTTTGGACAGGAGAAAAAGAAGGTATTTTAAAAGAAACCGATGTACTTATTGAGAATGGTAAAATTGCCAAAATTGGAAAGAATTTATCGTATAGCGGTAAAACAATTGATGCTACAGGTAAACATTTAACAGCAGGAATAATTGATGAACACTCGCATATTGCTATTTCAAATGGTGTGAATGAAGGGGGGCAAAATTCATCAGCTGAAGTTACCATAGAAGATGTAGTTAATTCGGAAGATATTAATATCTATAGAAATTTAGCCGGAGGGGTTACTTCTGCCAATTTATTACATGGTTCTGCCAATCCAATTGGAGGAAGAGCGGCATTTATTAAATTAAAATGGGGATATTCACCAGAAGAAATGTTAGTAAAAGACGCACCAAAATACATCAAATTTGCCTTAGGTGAAAATGTTAAACAATCCAATTGGGGTGATTATTCAAGATTACGCTTTCCACAATCAAGAATGGGAGTAGAACAAGTTTATGAAGACTATTTTTCCAGAGCATTAGCTTATAAAAAAGAATGGAACGAGTATACTACAAATAAATCAAAATCAAAAATTAAACCGAGATATGATATTGAATTAGAAGTTTTGAATCAAATCTTAGAAAAGAAACGTTTCATAACGTGTCACTCTTACGTTCAGTCAGAAATCAATATGTTGATGAAAGTAGCAAATAAGTACGGCTTTAAAATTCAGACTTTTACTCACATCTTAGAAGGATACAAATTGGCTGATAAAATGGCTGCTCATGGTGTTGGAGGCTCTACATTTGCAGATTGGTGGGCCTACAAGTATGAAGTTAATGATGCTATTCCACATAATGCTGCTTTAATGAATAAAGAAGGTGTTACTGTTTCCATCAATTCAGATGATGCTGAAATGTCGAGACGTTTAAATCAGGAGGCAGCCAAAACAACAAAATATGGTAACATTTCTGAAGAAACAGCTTGGAACTTTGTAACCTTAAATCCGGCAAAATTACTTCAAGTAGATGATAAAGTAGGAAGTATAAAAGTGGGTAAAGATGCCGATGTTGTACTTTGGTCAGAAAATCCATTATCTGTTTATGCCAAAGTAGAGAAAACCATGGTTGATGGTATTCTTTTTTATGATTTAGAAAAAGAAAATCAAAAAAATGAAGCCGTTCAAAAAGAAAGAAATGAACTAATTAATTTGCTTCTTGATGCCAAAAACAAAGGAATGAAAACACAAGAACCAAAGAAAAAATCAACCGGACATTATCATTGTGATACATTAGGTGAAAAATGTAGAGTGTTCCATGCTAAATACACGAATTAA